A region of the Pseudomonas silesiensis genome:
GTATCCGATGCAACGCTACTGGCCACCGATCAGCAGCGTTCGGTGCTGCAGGCGCTCAAGGCCGATCATCCACCGCAGCCCATCGCCTATTCGCCCTATGGACACCGTACCGTAGAAAACGGGTTGCTTAGCCTGCTTGGCTTTAACGGTGAACGGCCGGATCCGGTGACGGGATGTTATTTATTGGGGAACGGATATCGTGCGTTTAATCCCGTTTTGATGCGGTTTAACAGTCCGGACAGTTTGAGTCCGTTTGACAAAGGCGGATTAAACTCATATGCGTACTGCTTAAACGATCCGATCAATTTCTCTGACACTTCGGGTCATGCAGGCTCATTCATTTCATTAGTGAAATCTCTATTTTCTCCAGTATCCGACCCATTGAGTAGATTGTATCGCACCCGTTTCGGCAATCGGCCTTTTCCCGTAAGACACCGACGGCTGTCAGATCCCGGCCCAATGATTTCGTCACCCGTTGAACCAGACTTCCTTGGCTATCATGGAACTTCGATAGAAGGCGCCACAGGACTATTAAAAAAAGGTGTTTTACCAAACCACTCAAAAGTAGGAGAACGTCCTGGTTTTTTCCTCACCCCAGACAAGAGCGTAGCAGACGAATACGCGGAAGCTGCTCACTGGAAGAGCACAAGGACGGAGCAAACGAGATTTGGCAAAGAACATATCGTAGAAGTTCACATACAGAACTTCCGAGGCATGACACCTGGAAAAGACTACGAATTTAATCCTTATGCATTCGACCAAAGAAACTTGAACCATATGACAATGGAGTTCATAGCCAAGCCCCACATATTTAGATCCGTGATCATCAGACAATTTGGCTCCACCCCTTCCGCAAATAAAGTACGTCCTCGAGCTTTTGAGGCTCCGTTTTAGAATTTTGTGTTTTCCAAACGTGAAGAACAGGTTTATGCGAAGATTTTTCAATGCCAGAGCCGGCCAGCCGCTTCAAGATCAAAAGATCGCAGCCTTCGGCAGCTCCACAGGTACTGCGACATCCTGTAGGAACGGCCAAAGGCGGCGACCTTTTTGACTTTAAACACCGATGTTTAATCGACATCTCCAGACACTTACAGAGCCTACACAAGCTTGCGCCGCAGCCTACGACTGCTTCAGAATCCGCCGGCTTGTGCGCCTGAGGGTCGGGCTCTATCGTTTCGTGGTCGCTGAAAACAGTGATCGGGTTTGGTAGCCCGCCGCTCACACATGGCGCACAGCGTCACCTTGTCCAAGTGCTTTATCGGCACTTGCTTTCATGGTGGCTGTGCGCAGGGTGCCCTCGGGCACGCCGGTTTTTCCATGTGGGCCGGTCTACCAACCTGCGTACGGCCGCCACCTTTCGTTTGGTAGCGAAGGTGATGGCTCTTCCAATACATATGGAGTTCCATCTATGTTCAAAGTAACGCCCAACCCGCCGGAAGCCGAAGACGTTTCCCCAGACACCTCAATCAAACCGCAAAAACTCCAAGAAGCCGCCGACCGCGCCCTCGACGAGTACATCAACCGTTGCGCCCAAATAAACGCCATCGCGCGAAAGCCCAGCACGATGTTCGTCGTTGCACCCGGCATCGATACCGAGAGCCTGTTGGCCCATGCCTGTGAATCCCTGGCGTCGGCCAGTGTGTTGGCCAGTGATTTCGCGGGAGGTCTGGAGGGGTCGCAGCGCAATACGATGTTGGCGATTCAGCAGGTCATCATGCTGGGAGAACTGGCGGTGAATCGAGCGCTGGATAACATTGATCCGCAGGGCTAGTTAAGGATTCAAGTAAGGCATAACTCATGTGGGAGCGAGCCTGCTTGCGAAGGCGATGTGCCAATCTAGATCTTTATCGGCTGGGATGGCCTCTTCGCGGGCAAGCCCGCTCCCACAGGTTTTGTGTGTTGGCTGATGTGGGAGTGAGGCTGCTCGCGAAAGCGGTGTGTCAGTTGAGATCTTTGTTGGCTGGGATTGCCTCTTCGCGAGCAAGCCCGCTCCCACAGGTTTTGTGTGTGGATTGGCTGACTGGGTTGGACTTGTCAGGAATCGCGGCGCAGATCCGGCGGAATCGGGAGGTCATCCTTGAGCGGATCCGGGCGCTTGCCCTTGCCTGCGCGGTGCTGGCGGATCTGGTAGACGTAGGCCAAGACTTGGGCAACGGCTAGATAGAGTCCGCCCGGGATCTCCTGCTCCAGTTCGGTGGAGTAGTAGATCGACCGCGCCAGCGCCGGGGATTCGAGCAGCATCACTTCGTTGGCCACGGCAATCTCGCGCATCTTCAACGCCAGGAAGTCGCTGCCCTTGGCCACCAGCATCGGTGCCCCGCCCTTGTCCGGGTCGTATTTGAGCGCCACGGCGTAGTGGGTCGGGTTGGTGATGACCACGTCGGCGTCCGGAATGGCGGCCATCATCCGCCGCTGGGACATCTCGCGCTGCAGTTGGCGAATCCGTTGTTTAACTTCTGGCCGCCCTTCCTGATCCTTGTGTTCGTCGCGAATTTCCTGCTTGGTCATCTTCAGTTTCTTGGCGCTTTCCCACAGCTGCACCGGAACGTCCACCGCGGCGATGATGATCAGGCCGCAGGCCATCCACAGCGTGCTCCAGCCGACCACTTGCAGGCTGTGGATGATGGCCATGTCCAGCGGTTCATGGGCGATGCGCTGCAGGTCGTCGATGTCCGAGGACAACACGGCCAGCGCCACGAACAGGATGATGAAAAACTTGGCCAGGGCCTTGAGCAGTTCCACCACGGCCTTGGACGAGAACATGCGCTTGAGGCCCGCACCGGGGTTCATGCGGCTGAACTTGGGGGCCATGGTGCCGGCGGAGAATAACCAGCCGCCCAGGGAAATCGGGCCGATCAATGCCGCCAGCAGCAAGGTGATCATCACCGGCTGGATCGCCAGCAAGGCAATCAGCCCGGAGTGCAGCAGGTAGGTGCCCATGGCACGCTGGTCCAGCACCACTTCCCGTGACAGCGAGAAGTTCATCCGCATCAGCTCCATCAACTCCTGAGCCAATGCGCCGCCGAAGATCAGCAGCGCGCTGGCACCGGCGAGCATGATCGCCAGGGTGTTGAGTTCCTTGGAACGGGCAATCTCGCCCTTCTCCCGGGCGTCCTTTTTCTTTTTCTCCGTGGGGTCTTCTGTCTTGTCCTGACCGCTTTCGCTCTCTGCCATGACTCAGCGCGCCCGTGCCAGTTCGCGTAACCACTGCAAGGCTTCGGAAGCCAGCGGTTGATACTGGTTGATGATGTCCGCCAGCCCGACCCAGACGATGAACAGCCCGAGCACCAGGGTCAGGGGGAAACCGATGGAGAAGATGTTCAGCTGCGGGGCGGCCCGGGTCATCACGCCAAACGCGATGTTGACCACCAGCAACGCGGTGATCGCCGGCAGCACCAGCAGCAGCGCAGCGCCCAGGACCCAGCCGAGCTTGCCGGCCAGCTCCCAGAAATGATTGACCACCAACCCGCTGCCGACCGGCAAGGTGGTGAAGCTCTCAGTGAGGATTTCGAACACCACCAGGTGGCCGTTCATGGACAGGAACAACAGCGTGACCAGCATGGTGAAGAATTGCCCGATCACCGCCACCGAAACGCCGTTGGTGGGGTCGACCATCGAGGCGAAGCCCATGCCCATCTGAATGGAAACGATCTGCCCGGCGATCACGAAGGCCTGGAAGAACAGCTGCAAGGCGAACCCCAGCACCGCGCCGATGAGAATCTGCTCGGCGATCAACAGCAGCCCGCTCAAGTCCAGCGCGTTGACCGGCGGCATCGGCGGCAGGCCCGGGACGATCACCACGGTGATGGCCAGCGCGAAGTATAGGCGCACACGCACGGGCACCAGGGTCGTGCCCACGATCGGCATCACCATCAGCAACGCCCCCACGCGAAACAGCGGCAACATGAAGGTCGCGACCCAGGTGCTGATCTGGGTGTCGGTCAGCTGCAACAGCGACATGGTCTAGCCGATGACCTGGGGAATACTGCCGTACAACTGCAGGATGTATTCCATGAAAGTCTGCACCAGCCACGGGCCGGCGACGATCAGCGTCACCAGCATCACCAGCAGGCGCGGCAGGAAGCTCAGGGTCTGTTCGTTGATCTGGGTCGCGGCCTGGAACATCGCCACCAACAGCCCCACCAGCAGGCTCGGGATCACCAGCACGGCCACCATCAGGGTGGTCAGCCACAGCGCTTCGCGGAAGATGTCGACCGCCACTTCCGGGGTCATGGCGACACACCGCCGAAGCTGCTGGCCAAGGTGCCGATGATCAACGCCCAGCCATCCACCAGCACGAACAGCATGATCTTGAACGGCAGGGAAATGATCAGCGGCGACAGCATCATCATGCCCATGGCCATCAGCACACTGGCCACGACCAGGTCGATGATCAGGAACGGAATGAAGATCATGAACCCGATCTGGAACGCGGTTTTCAGCTCAGAGGTGACAAAGGCCGGTACCAGGATGGTCAGCGGCGCCTGGTCCGGCGAGGCGATGTCGGTGCGCTTGGACAGGCGCATGAACAGCTCCAGGTCGCTGCTGCGGGTCTGGGCCAGCATGAAGTCCTTGATCGGCACCTGGGCCTTGGCCACGGCATCCTGGGCCGTGAGCTTTTCCGCCAGATAGGGTTGCAAGGCATCCTGATTCACCCGGTCGAACACCGGCGCCATGATGAACAGGGTCAGGAACAGCGCCATGCCCGTGAGGATCTGGTTCGACGGGGTCTGCTGCAGGCCCAGGGCCTGGCGCAGGATCGAGAAGACGATGATGATCCGGGTGAAACTGGTCATCAGCATGACGAACGCCGGGATGAAACTCAGCGCGGTCATGATCAGCAGGATCTGCAGGCTGACCGAGTATTCCTGGGCACCCTCGGCATTGGTGCCCAGGGTGATCGCCGGGATCGACAACGGGTCGGCGGCGTACGCCAGCGGCGCGGCCAGCATCAGGGCCAGCGTCAGGACGATGCGTAACGCAGCCATCACTTCTTATCCTTGTGATCCTTGCCCATCAGCTCCATCAGGCGCTGGGCAAATTCAGGGGTGGTCTTCTCGGTGCTCGGCACCTGCACCGGCTCCTTGAGCACATGCAAGGCGGTGATGCTGCCGGGGCTGAGGCCAAGCAGAATCTGCTCGTTGCCGACCTGCACCAGCATCAGCCGGTCGCGCGGACCAAGCGCGCGGGAACCGATCAGCTCGATCACCTGCCCCTTGCCGGCCGGCCCGGCCTGCTGCACCCGACGCAGCAGCCAGGCGAGGAAAAAGATCAAGCCCAGCACCAGCAGCAAACCGAACACCAGCTGGGTCAATTGCCCGGCCACTCCGCTGCTGACCGCCGGTGCCGCCGCCGCGGCGACAGTCGCCACCGGCTCGGCGGCCAGCACGCTGAACGGCAAGGCCAGCGCCAACCCTGGTAAAGCCATCAGAACCCTTTTCACTCAGCGCAGCTTCTTGATGCGTTCGCTTGGGCTGATCACGTCGGTCAGGCGGATGCCGAACTTCTCGTTGACCACCACCACTTCGCCGTGGGCGATGAGCGTGCCGTTGACCAGCACGTCCAGCGGCTCACCGGCCAGGCGGTCGAGCTCGATCACCGATCCCTGGTTGAGTTGCAGCAGGTTGCGGATGTTGATCTCGGTACTACCGACTTCCATGGAAATCGACACTGGAATGTCGAGGATCACATCCAGGTTCGGACCGTCGAGGGTGACCGGGTTGTTGTTTTTCGGCACGCCGCCGAACTCTTCCATCGCCAGGCGGTTGGACGGAGAGCTGGCGGCATCGGCGGCCAGCAAGGCGTCGATGTCGGCCTGCCCGTCGCCGGCTTCTTCGAGGGCCGCAGCCCATTCATCAGCCAGTGCCTGGTCGTCCTGGGTGTGCATATCGTTAGCCATCATGTGTCCTCGGCGGGCACCCCGTTCAACGGGGAGCCGTCAGTTAAAAGCGAATGTGCAACGCGCCGGTCAACGGCGCACGATCGGCTCGATCACTTGCAACGC
Encoded here:
- a CDS encoding RHS repeat-associated core domain-containing protein, translating into MTAPRETVLCQYHYDSLDRLTSHALPDISERQRFYCKSRLATEIQGAMRYSILQHGDQLLAQQRSEGNVSDATLLATDQQRSVLQALKADHPPQPIAYSPYGHRTVENGLLSLLGFNGERPDPVTGCYLLGNGYRAFNPVLMRFNSPDSLSPFDKGGLNSYAYCLNDPINFSDTSGHAGSFISLVKSLFSPVSDPLSRLYRTRFGNRPFPVRHRRLSDPGPMISSPVEPDFLGYHGTSIEGATGLLKKGVLPNHSKVGERPGFFLTPDKSVADEYAEAAHWKSTRTEQTRFGKEHIVEVHIQNFRGMTPGKDYEFNPYAFDQRNLNHMTMEFIAKPHIFRSVIIRQFGSTPSANKVRPRAFEAPF
- a CDS encoding DUF6124 family protein encodes the protein MFKVTPNPPEAEDVSPDTSIKPQKLQEAADRALDEYINRCAQINAIARKPSTMFVVAPGIDTESLLAHACESLASASVLASDFAGGLEGSQRNTMLAIQQVIMLGELAVNRALDNIDPQG
- the flhB gene encoding flagellar biosynthesis protein FlhB; translated protein: MAESESGQDKTEDPTEKKKKDAREKGEIARSKELNTLAIMLAGASALLIFGGALAQELMELMRMNFSLSREVVLDQRAMGTYLLHSGLIALLAIQPVMITLLLAALIGPISLGGWLFSAGTMAPKFSRMNPGAGLKRMFSSKAVVELLKALAKFFIILFVALAVLSSDIDDLQRIAHEPLDMAIIHSLQVVGWSTLWMACGLIIIAAVDVPVQLWESAKKLKMTKQEIRDEHKDQEGRPEVKQRIRQLQREMSQRRMMAAIPDADVVITNPTHYAVALKYDPDKGGAPMLVAKGSDFLALKMREIAVANEVMLLESPALARSIYYSTELEQEIPGGLYLAVAQVLAYVYQIRQHRAGKGKRPDPLKDDLPIPPDLRRDS
- the fliR gene encoding flagellar biosynthetic protein FliR; this encodes MSLLQLTDTQISTWVATFMLPLFRVGALLMVMPIVGTTLVPVRVRLYFALAITVVIVPGLPPMPPVNALDLSGLLLIAEQILIGAVLGFALQLFFQAFVIAGQIVSIQMGMGFASMVDPTNGVSVAVIGQFFTMLVTLLFLSMNGHLVVFEILTESFTTLPVGSGLVVNHFWELAGKLGWVLGAALLLVLPAITALLVVNIAFGVMTRAAPQLNIFSIGFPLTLVLGLFIVWVGLADIINQYQPLASEALQWLRELARAR
- the fliQ gene encoding flagellar biosynthesis protein FliQ, with product MTPEVAVDIFREALWLTTLMVAVLVIPSLLVGLLVAMFQAATQINEQTLSFLPRLLVMLVTLIVAGPWLVQTFMEYILQLYGSIPQVIG
- the fliP gene encoding flagellar type III secretion system pore protein FliP (The bacterial flagellar biogenesis protein FliP forms a type III secretion system (T3SS)-type pore required for flagellar assembly.), coding for MAALRIVLTLALMLAAPLAYAADPLSIPAITLGTNAEGAQEYSVSLQILLIMTALSFIPAFVMLMTSFTRIIIVFSILRQALGLQQTPSNQILTGMALFLTLFIMAPVFDRVNQDALQPYLAEKLTAQDAVAKAQVPIKDFMLAQTRSSDLELFMRLSKRTDIASPDQAPLTILVPAFVTSELKTAFQIGFMIFIPFLIIDLVVASVLMAMGMMMLSPLIISLPFKIMLFVLVDGWALIIGTLASSFGGVSP
- the fliO gene encoding flagellar biosynthetic protein FliO — protein: MKRVLMALPGLALALPFSVLAAEPVATVAAAAAPAVSSGVAGQLTQLVFGLLLVLGLIFFLAWLLRRVQQAGPAGKGQVIELIGSRALGPRDRLMLVQVGNEQILLGLSPGSITALHVLKEPVQVPSTEKTTPEFAQRLMELMGKDHKDKK
- the fliN gene encoding flagellar motor switch protein FliN gives rise to the protein MANDMHTQDDQALADEWAAALEEAGDGQADIDALLAADAASSPSNRLAMEEFGGVPKNNNPVTLDGPNLDVILDIPVSISMEVGSTEINIRNLLQLNQGSVIELDRLAGEPLDVLVNGTLIAHGEVVVVNEKFGIRLTDVISPSERIKKLR